A stretch of the Rosa rugosa chromosome 5, drRosRugo1.1, whole genome shotgun sequence genome encodes the following:
- the LOC133710726 gene encoding aspartate carbamoyltransferase 1, chloroplastic-like isoform X1 yields the protein MAASSLLFSSQGIMSFHKTTTCYKDFTSSYLDVVCKQSDHSNFMCSTRSRLLPNETLSKREQAAKFSQKNDFLCRALKVENSSSFSTGKKFQLDDVIEAQQFDRDILSAIFEVARGMEKIEKNSLGSQILKGYLMATLFYEPSTRTRLSFESAMKRLGGEVLTTENAREFSSAAKGETLEDSIRTVEGYSDIIVMRHFESGAAKRAAATAAIPIINAGDGPGQHPTQALLDVYTIEREIGKLDGIRVALVGDLANGRTVRSLAYLLARYNDVKIYFVSPDAVKMKDDIKDYLTSKEVEWEESADLMEVASKCDVLYQTRIQRERFGERIDLYEEARGKYIVDHHVLDVMQKHAVVMHPLPRLDEITVDVDGDPRAAYFRQAKNGLYIRMALLKLLLVGW from the exons ATGGCTGCGTCGTCACTACTATTTTCATCCCAAGGGATCATGTCGTTTCACAAAACAACAACGTGCTATAAAGACTTCACGAGCAGTTATCTAGATGTTGTCTGCAAACAATCTGATCACTCCAACTTTATGTGCTCAACACGGTCAAGGTTGTTACCCAATGAGACATTATCAAAACGTGAACAGGCTGCGAAATTCTCACAGAAGAATGACTTTTTGTGCCGTGCATTGAAAGTTGAAAATTCATCTTCCTTTTCGACAGGGAAGAAGTTTCAACTTGATGATGTGATTGAAGCTCAACAATTTGATAGAGATATTCTCAGTGCTATTTTTGAAGTTGCACGTGGTATGGAGAAGATTGAGAAGAATTCTCTGGGAAGCCAAATTCTTAAGGGTTATCTTATGGCTACTCTCTTTTATGAACCCTCCACTAGAACTAGACTTTCATTCGAGTCTGCCATGAAACGGTTGGGCGGGGAAGTTTTGACTACTGAAAATGCAAGGGAGTTTTCTTCAGCAGCTAAAGGAGAAACTCTTGAAG attctataagAACTGTTGAAGGTTACTCGGATATAATTGTAATGCGTCACTTTGAGAGTGGTGCAGCAAAAAGAGCTGCAGCAACTGCTGCCATTCCTATAATTAATGCAGGAGATGGTCCTGGACAACATCCAACGCAG GCTCTTTTAGACGTCTACACTATTGAAAGGGAGATAGGAAAGCTAGATGGAATTAGAGTTGCGCTTGTTGGTGATCTTGCTAACGGAAGGACTGTGCGCTCACTGGCATACTTGCTTGCTAGGTATAACGATGTGAAGATCTATTTCGTATCTCCTGATGCGGTTAAAATGAAG GATGATATAAAAGATTATTTGACGTCAAAGGAAGTTGAATGGGAAGAAAGTGCTGATTTGATGGAAGTTGCTTCCAAGTGTGATGTTCTTTATCAAACTCGCATTCAGCGTGAACGGTTTGGAGAAAGAATTGACCTCTATGAAGAAGCTCGAGGCAAGTACATTGTGGACCATCATGTGTTGGATGTGATGCAGAAGCATGCTGTGGTCATGCACCCGCTGCCTAGACTTGATGAG ATTACTGTGGATGTTGATGGGGATCCGAGAGCTGCCTATTTCAGACAAGCAAAGAACGGCCTATACATTAGGATGGCACTCTTGAAACTACTACTTGTGGGGTGGTGA
- the LOC133709750 gene encoding 4-coumarate--CoA ligase CCL1-like: MENKQDSHEFIFRSKLPDIYIPNHLPLHTYCFENISQFRDRPCMINGNTGETFTYADVELTSRRVAAGLDKLGIHQGDVVMLLLQNCPEFAFAFLGASYIGGIITTANPFYTPAEVAKQATASNAKLIITQAAYVDKVKDFAKLNNVKLMCVDETSSLSEDVLHFSQLTSADESETPAVKINPDDVVALPYSSGTTGLPKGVMLTHKGLVTSVAQQVDGENPNLYFHKEDVILCVLPLFHIYSLNSVFLCGLRVGATILIMQKFEINKLLELVEKEKVTIAPFVPPIVLNIAKSPDLHRYDLSSIRMVMSGAAPMGKELEDTVRAKLPNAKLGQGYGMTEAGPVLSMCLAFAKEPYEIKSGACGTVVRNAEMKIIDPDSNESLPRNQSGEICIRGSQIMKGYLNDPEATERTIDKEGWLHTGDIGYIDDDDELFIVDRLKELIKYKGFQVAPAELEAMLISHPNLSDAAVVPMKDEAAGEVPIAFVVRSNGSKISEDDIKQYISKQVVFYKRISRVFFTDKIPKAPSGKILRKDLRARLAAGLPN; this comes from the exons ATGGAGAACAAACAAGACAGTCACGAATTCATTTTCCGTTCAAAGCTGCCGGACATTTACATCCCGAACCACCTCCCTCTCCACACCTACTGCTTCGAGAACATCTCCCAATTCCGTGACCGTCCCTGCATGATCAACGGCAACACCGGCGAGACCTTCACCTATGCCGACGTCGAGCTCACCTCCCGCAGAGTCGCCGCAGGTCTCGACAAGCTCGGCATTCATCAGGGCGACGTCGTCATGCTCCTCCTCCAAAACTGCCCCGAATTCGCCTTCGCATTCCTCGGCGCCTCTTACATCGGAGGCATCATCACTACGGCGAACCCCTTCTACACTCCTGCCGAGGTCGCCAAGCAAGCCACTGCCTCCAACGCCAAGCTGATCATAACTCAAGCGGCCTACGTGGACAAGGTGAAGGACTTTGCCAAACTCAACAACGTTAAACTCATGTGCGTGGATGAGACTTCGTCGTTATCAGAGGATGTGTTGCATTTCTCCCAGCTGACGTCGGCTGACGAGAGCGAAACCCCGGCGGTGAAAATCAACCCGGACGACGTGGTGGCGCTGCCCTACTCGTCTGGAACGACGGGGCTACCGAAAGGAGTGATGCTGACGCACAAGGGGTTGGTGACGAGCGTGGCGCAGCAGGTCGACGGCGAAAACCCAAACCTCTACTTTCACAAGGAGGACGTGATCCTCTGCGTGCTGCCGTTGTTCCACATCTACTCCCTCAACTCGGTGTTCCTCTGCGGACTCCGAGTCGGAGCGACGATCCTGATCATGCAGAAGTTTGAGATCAACAAGTTGTTGGAGTTGGTGGAAAAGGAAAAGGTGACTATTGCGCCGTTTGTGCCTCCGATTGTTTTGAACATCGCCAAGAGTCCGGACCTGCACCGGTACGACTTGTCGTCGATTCGGATGGTGATGTCCGGGGCGGCTCCGATGGGGAAGGAGCTCGAGGACACTGTCAGGGCTAAACTGCCCAATGCCAAACTCGGACAg GGTTATGGGATGACTGAGGCCGGACCAGTTCTATCCATGTGCTTGGCATTTGCAAAAGAACCCTATGAGATAAAATCAGGTGCGTGCGGGACCGTCGTAAGAAATGCTGAGATGAAGATCATCGACCCCGACAGCAATGAATCCCTTCCCCGAAACCAATCCGGAGAGATTTGCATCCGAGGTAGCCAAATCATGAAAG GATACCTGAATGACCCTGAGGCGACTGAGAGGACCATAGACAAAGAAGGATGGTTGCACACAGGTGATATAGGGTACATCGATGACGACGATGAGCTCTTCATCGTTGACCGTTTAAAAGAACTCATTAAATACAAAGGTTTCCAAGTCGCACCGGCTGAGCTCGAAGCCATGTTGATCTCCCATCCCAACCTCTCCGATGCTGCTGTTGTGCC GATGAAGGATGAGGCTGCAGGAGAGGTTCCTATTGCATTTGTTGTAAGATCAAACGGTTCCAAGATATCTGAGGATGACATTAAGCAATACATATCAAAACAG GTGGTGTTCTACAAGAGAATAAGTAGGGTTTTCTTCACAGACAAAATCCCAAAAGCTCCGTCTGGCAAAATATTGAGGAAAGACTTGAGAGCACGGCTGGCTGCAGGTCTACCCAACTAG
- the LOC133710726 gene encoding aspartate carbamoyltransferase 3, chloroplastic-like isoform X2 → MLSANNLITPTLCAQHGQGKKFQLDDVIEAQQFDRDILSAIFEVARGMEKIEKNSLGSQILKGYLMATLFYEPSTRTRLSFESAMKRLGGEVLTTENAREFSSAAKGETLEDSIRTVEGYSDIIVMRHFESGAAKRAAATAAIPIINAGDGPGQHPTQALLDVYTIEREIGKLDGIRVALVGDLANGRTVRSLAYLLARYNDVKIYFVSPDAVKMKDDIKDYLTSKEVEWEESADLMEVASKCDVLYQTRIQRERFGERIDLYEEARGKYIVDHHVLDVMQKHAVVMHPLPRLDEITVDVDGDPRAAYFRQAKNGLYIRMALLKLLLVGW, encoded by the exons ATGTTGTCTGCAAACAATCTGATCACTCCAACTTTATGTGCTCAACACGGTCAAG GGAAGAAGTTTCAACTTGATGATGTGATTGAAGCTCAACAATTTGATAGAGATATTCTCAGTGCTATTTTTGAAGTTGCACGTGGTATGGAGAAGATTGAGAAGAATTCTCTGGGAAGCCAAATTCTTAAGGGTTATCTTATGGCTACTCTCTTTTATGAACCCTCCACTAGAACTAGACTTTCATTCGAGTCTGCCATGAAACGGTTGGGCGGGGAAGTTTTGACTACTGAAAATGCAAGGGAGTTTTCTTCAGCAGCTAAAGGAGAAACTCTTGAAG attctataagAACTGTTGAAGGTTACTCGGATATAATTGTAATGCGTCACTTTGAGAGTGGTGCAGCAAAAAGAGCTGCAGCAACTGCTGCCATTCCTATAATTAATGCAGGAGATGGTCCTGGACAACATCCAACGCAG GCTCTTTTAGACGTCTACACTATTGAAAGGGAGATAGGAAAGCTAGATGGAATTAGAGTTGCGCTTGTTGGTGATCTTGCTAACGGAAGGACTGTGCGCTCACTGGCATACTTGCTTGCTAGGTATAACGATGTGAAGATCTATTTCGTATCTCCTGATGCGGTTAAAATGAAG GATGATATAAAAGATTATTTGACGTCAAAGGAAGTTGAATGGGAAGAAAGTGCTGATTTGATGGAAGTTGCTTCCAAGTGTGATGTTCTTTATCAAACTCGCATTCAGCGTGAACGGTTTGGAGAAAGAATTGACCTCTATGAAGAAGCTCGAGGCAAGTACATTGTGGACCATCATGTGTTGGATGTGATGCAGAAGCATGCTGTGGTCATGCACCCGCTGCCTAGACTTGATGAG ATTACTGTGGATGTTGATGGGGATCCGAGAGCTGCCTATTTCAGACAAGCAAAGAACGGCCTATACATTAGGATGGCACTCTTGAAACTACTACTTGTGGGGTGGTGA
- the LOC133710381 gene encoding uncharacterized protein LOC133710381 codes for MKFSKYQKLPSWIQINYNLIPRTTLPFDHLSFLCSSYFSGAYISDLESSGEKVVAVIMVGGPTKGTCVISISLNLVKVWIFLKLLWVFNFLGRDFQPLSINTQKPLFPLAGQAMVHHPISTCKKKDQDPNGKFRCCGCKTGEEGVWYWSKVFDTLMLQPW; via the exons atgaaattttcaaAATACCAAAAGCTACCGTCATGGATTCAGATTAATTACAACCTGATACCAAGAACTACTCTTCCATTCGATCACTTGTCCTTTCTCTGTTCCAGTTACTTCTCTGGAGCCTACATTTCCGACTTGGAGAGCTCAGGAGAGAAAGTGGTCGCCGTAATCATGGTTGGAGGCCCAACTAAAGGCACATGTGTCATCTCAATTTCCCTCAATTTAGTTAAAGTTTGGATCTTTTTGAAGCTTTTGTGGGTTTTCAATTTTCTGGGCAGGGATTTTCAGCCTCTATCAATCAACACGCAGAAGCCACTATTCCCATTGGCTGGGCAAGCTATGGTTCATCATCCAATCTCAACTTGTAAAAAG AAGGATCAGGACCCAAATGGAAAATTCCGCTGCTGTGGATGCAAAACAG GTGAGGAGGGAGTATGGTACTGGTCCAAGGTTTTTGATACATTAATGCTGCAGCCTTGGTAA